Proteins encoded within one genomic window of Spirulina major PCC 6313:
- a CDS encoding ABC-ATPase domain-containing protein, translating to MSVTSLRNTLYNLDGASYGAYKSLKGRYELDDFTLSIDHVQGDPFAAPSRVHVEVPQAIAQFPPHLFNHPSREIALRDYLLRRFARVAADLSGRRGSGKSGAIEILSVGQEVLEQTAVWVDAQRVEARFTVGLPAQGRRILGRQAAALLCEDVPELVARSLLAPSLDLTAVQRHVETVEDADALRGQLAARGLIAFVANGSILPRRSGVDARPLGQEAIAFQSPSELEYELITPNRGPIRGMGIPQGITVIVGGGYHGKSTLLKAVELGVYNHIPGDGRDYVVSDPAAVKIRAEDGRSIVGVNISPFINHLPQGRSTRHFSTPNASGSTSQAANIIEALEAGAQVLLIDEDTAATNFMIRDRRMQQLIAKANEPITPLIDKIRQLWTEQGVSSLLVMGGSGDYFDVADRVIALDNFVPQDVTAQAHAIAQAHPTDRQPEGGANFGELTPRIPIPSSLDPSRGKHDVKVRVRDLDAIAFGSDDIDLSAVEQLVNPGQLRAIAAALVEAKSSALNGHTPIPTILDTIMTQIHATSLDSLTPKPLGDSVAFRRFELAAALNRLRSLRVQP from the coding sequence ATGTCTGTGACGAGTTTACGCAATACCCTCTATAACCTTGATGGTGCGAGTTATGGCGCGTATAAATCCCTGAAGGGTCGCTACGAGTTGGATGATTTTACCCTCTCGATTGATCATGTTCAGGGCGATCCCTTCGCCGCACCGAGTCGGGTGCATGTGGAAGTGCCCCAAGCGATCGCCCAATTCCCCCCCCACTTGTTTAACCATCCATCCCGTGAAATTGCCCTGCGGGACTATCTGCTGCGGCGATTTGCGCGGGTGGCGGCGGATTTGAGCGGACGGCGGGGTAGTGGGAAAAGTGGCGCAATTGAAATTCTCTCGGTGGGGCAAGAGGTGCTAGAGCAAACGGCGGTCTGGGTGGATGCGCAGCGGGTGGAGGCTCGGTTTACGGTGGGACTGCCGGCCCAGGGGCGACGGATTTTGGGGCGACAGGCGGCGGCGTTACTCTGTGAAGATGTGCCGGAACTTGTGGCGCGATCGCTCCTCGCCCCATCCCTCGATCTCACGGCTGTACAGCGCCATGTCGAAACGGTTGAAGATGCCGACGCACTGCGGGGCCAACTGGCAGCGCGGGGCTTGATCGCCTTTGTGGCCAATGGGTCAATTTTGCCGCGCCGCAGTGGGGTGGATGCGCGACCTTTGGGCCAAGAGGCGATCGCTTTTCAATCCCCCTCAGAGCTTGAATATGAACTCATCACCCCCAACCGCGGCCCAATCCGAGGCATGGGCATCCCCCAGGGCATCACCGTGATCGTCGGCGGCGGTTATCACGGCAAATCAACCCTGTTAAAGGCGGTGGAATTGGGGGTCTATAACCATATTCCGGGGGATGGGCGGGATTATGTGGTTAGCGATCCGGCGGCGGTGAAGATCCGCGCCGAGGATGGGCGATCGATCGTGGGGGTGAATATTTCGCCGTTTATTAACCATCTGCCCCAAGGCCGCTCGACGCGCCATTTTTCCACCCCCAACGCCAGCGGCAGCACCTCCCAAGCGGCCAATATTATCGAAGCCCTCGAAGCGGGGGCGCAGGTGTTGCTGATTGATGAAGATACGGCGGCGACGAATTTTATGATTCGCGATCGCCGTATGCAGCAACTGATCGCCAAAGCCAACGAACCGATCACGCCCTTGATCGATAAGATTCGCCAACTCTGGACAGAGCAAGGGGTATCGAGCCTGTTGGTGATGGGGGGGAGCGGCGACTATTTTGATGTGGCGGATCGGGTGATTGCCTTGGATAATTTTGTGCCCCAGGATGTGACGGCACAGGCCCACGCGATCGCCCAAGCCCACCCCACCGATCGCCAACCCGAAGGCGGGGCCAATTTTGGCGAACTCACCCCCCGGATTCCGATCCCCAGCAGTCTTGATCCCAGCCGGGGTAAGCACGATGTGAAAGTGCGCGTCCGAGATCTGGATGCGATCGCCTTTGGCAGCGACGATATTGATCTGAGCGCGGTAGAACAACTGGTGAATCCGGGGCAACTGCGTGCGATCGCCGCCGCCCTCGTGGAGGCCAAATCCTCCGCCCTCAATGGTCATACCCCGATCCCCACCATCCTTGATACGATCATGACCCAGATTCACGCCACCAGCCTCGACAGCCTCACCCCCAAACCGCTGGGGGATTCCGTCGCCTTTCGTCGCTTTGAACTTGCCGCCGCCCTCAACCGTCTCCGCAGTCTCCGCGTCCAACCCTAA
- the hemL gene encoding glutamate-1-semialdehyde 2,1-aminomutase → MVVTSSLNTTKSEEIFAAAQKLMPGGVSSPVRAFKSVGGQPIVFDRVNGARVWDVDGNEYIDYVGTWGPAICGHAHPEVIAALQDALLKGTSFGAPCILENVLAEMVIDAVPSIELVRFVNSGTEACMSVLRLMRAFTGREKIIKFEGCYHGHADMFLVKAGSGVATLGLPDSPGVPKSTAAATLTAPYNDLEAVKALFAENPGEVAGVILEPIVGNSGFIPPDAGFLEGLRLLTEENGALLVFDEVMTGFRIAYGGVQAKFGVTPDLTTLGKVIGGGLPVGAYGGRKDIMAMVAPAGPMYQAGTLSGNPLAMTAGIKTLELLQKPGSYEHLERVTNTLITGLLDIAKETGHAAYGGNISGMFGMFFQADPVHNYEDAKKSDAAKFARFHRGMLEQGVYLAPSQFEAGFTSLAHGDAEVEETLAAARTVMAAL, encoded by the coding sequence TAAGTTCCCCCGTGCGGGCCTTTAAATCCGTCGGCGGTCAGCCCATCGTTTTCGATCGCGTCAATGGCGCTCGCGTTTGGGACGTAGACGGCAACGAATATATTGACTACGTCGGCACCTGGGGGCCCGCCATCTGTGGCCACGCCCATCCTGAGGTGATCGCCGCCCTCCAAGACGCTTTACTCAAAGGCACGAGCTTCGGTGCGCCCTGCATCTTAGAAAATGTGTTGGCGGAAATGGTCATTGATGCCGTCCCCAGCATTGAACTGGTGCGGTTTGTCAACTCCGGGACGGAAGCCTGTATGTCCGTTCTGCGCCTGATGCGGGCCTTTACCGGTCGGGAAAAAATCATCAAGTTTGAGGGCTGCTACCACGGTCACGCCGATATGTTCTTGGTGAAGGCAGGGTCAGGGGTTGCCACCCTCGGCCTGCCCGACTCCCCCGGTGTGCCGAAAAGCACCGCCGCCGCCACCCTCACCGCCCCCTACAACGACCTCGAAGCCGTCAAAGCCCTCTTTGCGGAAAATCCCGGCGAAGTGGCGGGGGTGATCCTGGAACCCATTGTGGGTAATTCGGGCTTCATTCCCCCCGATGCGGGCTTCCTCGAAGGGCTGCGACTCTTGACGGAGGAAAACGGGGCCCTTTTGGTCTTTGATGAAGTGATGACCGGGTTCCGGATTGCCTACGGTGGCGTGCAGGCAAAATTCGGCGTGACCCCGGATTTGACGACGTTGGGTAAGGTGATCGGCGGTGGGTTGCCCGTGGGGGCCTACGGCGGTCGTAAGGATATTATGGCGATGGTGGCTCCGGCGGGGCCGATGTACCAAGCCGGGACATTATCGGGGAATCCCTTGGCGATGACGGCGGGGATTAAAACCCTGGAATTGCTGCAAAAACCCGGCAGCTATGAACACCTCGAACGGGTGACGAATACGCTGATCACGGGCTTGTTGGACATTGCCAAGGAAACAGGACATGCGGCCTATGGGGGCAATATTAGCGGCATGTTCGGGATGTTCTTTCAAGCTGATCCGGTGCATAACTACGAGGATGCGAAAAAGTCGGATGCGGCGAAGTTTGCCCGGTTCCATCGGGGCATGTTGGAGCAGGGGGTTTACCTGGCACCGTCGCAGTTTGAGGCGGGCTTTACCTCCCTGGCCCATGGGGATGCGGAAGTGGAAGAAACCCTAGCTGCCGCCCGGACGGTGATGGCGGCATTGTAA
- a CDS encoding sensor histidine kinase — translation MAFSLVLVIIVISGISYWHLMRELDLDTRTQLLGYIAERGQREESIFNLAQDNHGLLRAEFLREFYALDHQTPVALDRLVSWSDGTERNAPEGIDPKTFDTVHEPTVFVQPGVEMTADVQQRLALAWDLVGRYGAAWRDRFLNTYISLPEGTMTVLWPGAAWGINADPHLNFQTEEWFYLGDRTHNPQRRTLWTGLYADPVTHDWMVSAETPIDDATGHHVATIGHDIVLTQLIDRVIADHLDGAYNLLIRADGQIIVDPDLTDQIQAADGRLTVQTAEDAHLSRLFALIQQMSGKYRVIYSAEDQEYLAIAHLAGINWDLVTVYPATLIHRQALHTTWFLVGLGLVALGLECLLLFTILQYNIERPLYSLLGATQQVTQGKFTVSLDTERPDEWGQLAIAFTQMTHQLQTAFTALEQKVVEQEQAQAIILEKSHALEAAFQELQQMQLQTVQSEKMSALGNLVAGIAHEINNPVGFLKGNLKPAQDYVQDLLDLIDLYALKLPVPDADIEDKIDEIDLEFVRSDLLQLLNSMHLGVERIQMISHSLRIFSREDQEYKIAFDIHQGLDSTVLILKHRTKANELRPTIEVEKHYGQIPEIQCFSGQLNQVFMNILANAIDALEESNQGKTYREIDQNRNRITIQTAVVAEQVQIQIHDNGCGMPSETVNRIFEQGFTTKAVGKGTGLGMAIAHQIITEKHGGAIACTSTLNVGTTFTITLPLIP, via the coding sequence ATGGCGTTTAGTCTGGTACTGGTCATTATTGTCATTTCAGGGATTAGTTATTGGCATTTGATGCGCGAACTGGATTTGGATACCCGGACTCAACTCCTGGGCTATATTGCCGAGCGTGGCCAACGAGAAGAGAGTATTTTTAACCTGGCTCAGGATAATCATGGTCTGTTGCGGGCTGAATTTCTCCGCGAGTTCTATGCCTTAGACCATCAGACTCCGGTAGCCCTCGATCGCCTTGTGTCCTGGTCGGATGGAACGGAGCGTAATGCACCAGAGGGCATTGATCCGAAGACTTTTGATACTGTTCATGAACCGACGGTGTTTGTGCAGCCGGGGGTGGAGATGACGGCGGATGTGCAGCAGCGGTTGGCCTTGGCTTGGGATTTGGTGGGGCGCTATGGGGCGGCTTGGCGCGATCGCTTTTTGAACACCTACATTTCCCTGCCCGAAGGAACGATGACGGTGCTCTGGCCCGGTGCAGCTTGGGGGATCAACGCCGATCCTCACCTCAATTTCCAAACCGAAGAATGGTTTTACTTGGGCGATCGCACCCATAATCCCCAGCGGCGCACCCTGTGGACGGGCCTGTATGCTGATCCTGTGACCCATGATTGGATGGTCTCCGCTGAAACCCCGATTGATGATGCAACCGGTCATCATGTGGCCACGATTGGCCATGACATTGTTTTAACCCAGTTAATTGATCGGGTCATTGCAGATCATCTAGACGGAGCCTATAACCTCCTGATCCGTGCCGATGGGCAAATTATCGTTGATCCTGATTTAACCGACCAGATTCAAGCCGCTGACGGACGCTTAACCGTGCAAACCGCCGAAGATGCACACTTATCACGCCTGTTTGCCCTTATTCAACAAATGTCCGGCAAATATCGCGTGATCTACAGTGCTGAGGATCAAGAATATTTAGCGATCGCCCATCTTGCCGGGATCAATTGGGACTTAGTCACGGTCTATCCCGCAACCCTCATCCACCGCCAAGCCCTCCATACAACCTGGTTTCTCGTGGGTTTAGGCTTGGTCGCCCTCGGTCTAGAATGCCTCTTGCTCTTCACCATCCTGCAATACAATATCGAACGCCCGCTCTACTCTCTCCTCGGTGCCACACAACAAGTCACCCAGGGCAAATTCACAGTGTCTCTCGATACCGAGCGACCGGATGAATGGGGTCAATTAGCGATCGCCTTCACCCAAATGACCCACCAACTCCAAACCGCCTTCACCGCCCTAGAACAAAAAGTGGTGGAACAGGAACAGGCCCAAGCCATCATCCTCGAAAAAAGTCACGCCCTAGAAGCGGCTTTTCAAGAACTGCAACAGATGCAACTGCAAACTGTTCAGAGCGAAAAAATGTCAGCATTGGGTAATTTAGTCGCGGGTATAGCCCATGAAATTAATAATCCGGTGGGGTTTTTAAAAGGCAATCTTAAACCAGCCCAAGACTATGTTCAGGACTTACTGGATTTAATTGATCTCTATGCCCTCAAACTGCCTGTCCCCGATGCGGACATTGAGGACAAAATCGACGAGATTGATCTCGAATTTGTGCGAAGTGATCTCCTGCAACTCCTCAACTCAATGCATCTCGGCGTGGAACGTATCCAGATGATTAGTCATAGTCTGCGAATTTTTTCCCGTGAAGATCAAGAATATAAAATTGCCTTTGACATTCATCAGGGTCTGGATAGTACGGTATTGATTTTAAAACACCGGACCAAGGCGAACGAACTGCGCCCCACGATTGAAGTCGAAAAACACTACGGTCAGATCCCGGAAATTCAATGCTTTTCAGGACAATTAAACCAAGTGTTTATGAATATTCTCGCCAATGCCATTGATGCTCTTGAAGAATCCAATCAGGGCAAAACCTATCGAGAGATTGACCAGAACCGGAATCGGATTACGATTCAAACCGCTGTGGTGGCCGAACAGGTGCAGATCCAGATTCACGATAATGGCTGTGGCATGCCATCGGAGACCGTAAACCGCATTTTTGAGCAGGGATTTACCACCAAAGCGGTGGGCAAAGGGACGGGCTTAGGGATGGCGATCGCCCATCAGATCATCACAGAAAAACACGGCGGTGCGATCGCCTGCACCTCAACGCTTAATGTGGGAACGACGTTCACGATCACCCTGCCATTGATTCCCTAA
- a CDS encoding photosystem I reaction center subunit II PsaD, with translation MTEALSGQTPKFGGSTGGLLTKAETEEKYAITWTSDKEQVFEMPTGGAAIMHEGENLLYFARKEQCLALGTQLRTKFKPKLEEFKIYRVFPNGETQYLHPADGVFPEKVNEGREFAGKKDRNIGSNPEPVTIKFSGQAPYEV, from the coding sequence ATGACAGAAGCACTTTCTGGACAAACTCCCAAGTTTGGTGGCAGCACAGGCGGCTTGTTGACGAAAGCGGAAACGGAAGAGAAGTACGCGATCACCTGGACAAGCGACAAAGAGCAAGTGTTTGAAATGCCGACGGGTGGCGCTGCCATCATGCACGAAGGCGAAAACCTCTTGTACTTTGCCCGTAAGGAGCAATGCCTTGCCCTAGGCACGCAACTACGCACCAAGTTCAAGCCCAAACTGGAAGAGTTTAAAATCTACCGCGTCTTTCCCAACGGGGAAACTCAATATCTGCATCCCGCAGATGGCGTGTTCCCTGAAAAAGTGAATGAAGGCCGCGAGTTTGCCGGGAAAAAAGATCGCAACATTGGCAGCAATCCTGAACCAGTGACGATCAAATTCTCTGGCCAAGCTCCCTACGAAGTCTAG
- a CDS encoding ShlB/FhaC/HecB family hemolysin secretion/activation protein: MVQQPQYSLVFWGTACLTTLLCPTSEATSLQATSFPALIAQIPESNDERFLQPNEAPPQPLEGSDRNSIETPPTAPPTNPLAPEPGPIRVDRIQITGSSLFSLEDFQAEFAPFIGQRVSEASLQRLADLVTERYLSDGYITSRAILSPESLNTGTIEINVLEGGIQDIEVEGTTNLKPGYIKKRVALGARTPLNTGRLEDQLRLLRTDPLIENIEASLRSGTEPAKSILVVRVTEARQFRGAATVDNYSPPSVGSERMGVNLSYQNLTGAGDELSGGMKRTTRGGSDTFDLSYRYPFNALDGMLQLRASFNRNNVVQEPFNILDIRGNSELYEISYRQPLQRTPREEFALSMGLTYQTGQTFTFAGPTPFGFGPEADGSTTTTVLKFGQDYIRRDARGAWALRSQFSLGLDLLDATSNSGSIPDGQFLSWLGQVQRAQVLNENNFLILSADLQYALSPLLPSQQFVIGGGQSVRGFRQNVRAGDNGVRFSAENRLTLVRDEAGSATLVLAPFLDLGWVWNAKNNPNSLAAERFIAGIGSGLIWNPYPDFTVRVDYGFPLVNLDDRGENAQDDGFYFSVIWRF; this comes from the coding sequence ATGGTTCAGCAGCCACAGTACAGTCTTGTTTTTTGGGGAACAGCCTGTCTTACGACTTTGCTCTGCCCGACTAGCGAGGCGACATCATTACAAGCCACGTCTTTCCCTGCCCTGATTGCCCAAATTCCAGAGTCCAATGATGAGCGTTTTTTGCAGCCCAATGAAGCCCCGCCGCAGCCGTTGGAGGGGAGCGATCGCAACTCCATCGAAACGCCCCCCACCGCCCCCCCCACCAATCCCCTCGCCCCCGAACCCGGTCCCATCCGTGTCGATCGCATCCAAATCACGGGCAGCAGCCTATTTAGCCTTGAAGATTTTCAAGCCGAGTTTGCGCCCTTCATCGGCCAACGTGTCAGCGAAGCCTCCCTACAACGGCTCGCTGACCTTGTGACCGAACGCTACCTATCCGACGGCTACATTACCTCCCGCGCCATCCTCAGCCCTGAAAGTTTGAACACCGGCACGATTGAGATCAACGTCCTCGAAGGGGGAATTCAAGATATTGAAGTGGAAGGAACCACCAACCTCAAACCTGGCTACATTAAGAAACGGGTGGCGTTAGGCGCTCGTACTCCCCTCAACACGGGCCGCTTAGAAGATCAACTCCGACTGTTGCGCACCGATCCCCTGATCGAAAATATTGAAGCGAGTCTCCGCAGTGGCACCGAACCCGCGAAAAGTATTCTCGTGGTGCGGGTGACCGAAGCGCGGCAATTCCGGGGGGCAGCGACGGTGGATAACTATTCACCGCCGAGTGTGGGGTCAGAGCGGATGGGGGTGAATCTCAGCTATCAAAACCTGACGGGGGCGGGGGATGAACTGAGCGGCGGCATGAAGCGTACCACGAGAGGCGGTTCCGATACCTTTGATCTGAGTTATCGGTATCCCTTCAATGCGCTGGATGGCATGCTGCAATTGCGGGCCTCGTTTAACCGTAATAATGTGGTGCAGGAGCCGTTCAATATTTTAGATATTCGCGGTAATTCTGAACTCTACGAAATCAGTTATCGCCAACCTCTGCAACGTACACCCCGCGAAGAGTTTGCCCTGTCAATGGGGTTGACCTATCAAACGGGTCAAACCTTTACCTTTGCGGGGCCGACTCCCTTTGGATTTGGCCCGGAGGCGGACGGCAGCACGACAACGACGGTGTTGAAGTTTGGGCAAGACTATATTCGACGGGATGCGCGGGGGGCGTGGGCGTTGCGATCGCAATTCAGCCTCGGCCTCGATCTTCTTGATGCCACCAGCAACAGCGGCTCCATCCCCGACGGGCAATTCCTCAGTTGGCTCGGCCAAGTCCAACGCGCCCAAGTCCTCAACGAAAACAACTTCCTCATTCTGTCGGCAGATCTTCAATACGCCCTATCCCCTCTCCTGCCGTCGCAGCAGTTCGTGATTGGCGGCGGGCAATCGGTGCGGGGCTTTCGGCAAAACGTGCGAGCGGGGGATAATGGGGTGCGTTTCTCCGCTGAGAATCGGCTGACTCTTGTGCGAGATGAAGCTGGGAGTGCCACCCTTGTCCTCGCCCCATTTCTCGATCTGGGCTGGGTCTGGAATGCCAAAAATAACCCCAACTCCCTCGCCGCCGAGCGTTTTATCGCTGGCATCGGCAGTGGGCTGATTTGGAATCCCTACCCCGACTTCACCGTCCGCGTTGACTATGGTTTTCCCCTTGTGAATCTCGATGATCGCGGCGAGAATGCCCAGGATGATGGCTTCTATTTCAGTGTGATTTGGCGATTCTAG